The following nucleotide sequence is from Candidatus Aminicenantes bacterium.
TTCGCCTTCGAAAGCCTGCTGGCTATTTTCCTCTTGAACCGGCCCTTCTGGTTCGATCGGCCCTTGATGGCGCTTCATCTCCTGTCCTGGCTCTTCCTCTTCGTATCGCTGGGCTTGGCCGGCTTCGGCGCCCGCCAGCTCTTTCGGGGTGGAAAGCCCGAGGGCCAGCTCGAGAACACGACCCGGCTGGTAACGACGGGACTCTTCGGGCTGATCCGGCATCCCCTCTATGCCTCGCTTTTCTATCTCGGACTGGGAATCTGGCTGAAGGCCGTCACACCGGCTACGACCGCCCTGGTTGTTCTAGATGCGGCCGCCGTCTTCCTGACGGCGCGGATCGAAGAGGGCGAGATGAAGGCCCGCTTCGGCGCCGAGTATGGAGACTATATAAAGAAGACGAGGCGGTTCGTTCCCTTCATCTTTTAACCGCGCATCCGCAAGGCCTCGTCGAGCATGGCCAGGTAATTGCGGACGGGCACATAGCTGGGGATGGAATTGCCCGAACCGACGGCGTAGCGGCCGCGAGGTCCGCATCTTTCGATCAGCTCGCGCGTCCGGCGTCGGACATCGTCCTCCGTCCCTCCGGCCAGGATGTTCAGGTCCACGCCGCCCAAAGTGGCGGTTCGTCCGCCCCAGCGGGCTTGAAACTCTTCGGCCGGCAGGATGACATCCTCGAAGGAATGCTTGCCGTCGATGCCGACCGTATCGATGAGGTCCGGCAGGATCGCGGCCAGGTTGCCGCAGGAGTGGAGAAAGTAGGGCCGCCCTTTGGCGTGGGCCAGGGCCGCGAACCGGGCATGCCAGGGCAGGACGAATTCGCGTAAATCGGCGGGAGAAACGAGGGGGCCGGTCTTGAAGCCCATGTCGTCGCCCGGGAAGATCGCGACGAGGCCAGGCAGGTCCAAAAGATGCTTATAGAACCGAAGCATTAAGCCGC
It contains:
- a CDS encoding isoprenylcysteine carboxylmethyltransferase family protein, with translation FAFESLLAIFLLNRPFWFDRPLMALHLLSWLFLFVSLGLAGFGARQLFRGGKPEGQLENTTRLVTTGLFGLIRHPLYASLFYLGLGIWLKAVTPATTALVVLDAAAVFLTARIEEGEMKARFGAEYGDYIKKTRRFVPFIF